In the Cylindrospermopsis raciborskii Cr2010 genome, ACAACTGCACCAAACAGATGATTACCAGTGGTTATTGACCAACATTAAACTGTTGAAGAATGGGCAGTTTGACCAGCTGGATTTAGAAAATTTAATTGAGGAATTAACTGACTTGGGTAATGAGAAAAAAAATGCAGTTAGGAGTTTATTAGAGTAGATTATCAGACACTTATTATTGATACAATATTGGCGGGAAGAACACGAAATAAATAGTCATCATTGGCAATCAGAATTGCTGGGATTTCGTTATCAAATGCAAGATAGATTAACAACCAACTTGCAATTGTTTCTAGCGCAGGAGATGGAAAATATTTATCAAAGAGCATTAAAATTTGTCCAGATCAAGACAAAATTTAAACTACAGTTTCCCACTAAGTGCCCTTACACCCTAGAACAATTATTAAACATTGATTATCCCTGTTGACAAAAATAAAAAGTTGTGGAACAATCATTTTGGCTAAATAAAGCAGCGCAAATAACAATTTAATCTTTGATTAATCTTTAAAAGTCATGCACGGACAACTTACGTGTGACTATGCTGACTTTAGGTTCTAAGGGTATTGGAAGGAGTGAAAGGAAACAGATGTTAAAACGTAACGTTTCTCTAGTGTTAAGTGTAACATTGGTAACTAGTGCCTGTCTTTTGAGTGGTTGTGAAAATACAACTCAAAATACAACCGAAAATACAAGTAATACCACCTCACCTGCAAACGCAGGAACTGGTAAAGGTCTAAAAATTGGTAGTTTATTGCCAACCACTGGGGATCTAGCTTCCATTGGTCAACAAATGGCGGGTTCAGTCCCCCTACTGGTAGAAACCGTCAATGCTTGTGGTGGTGTGAATGGTGAACCAGTACAACTAGTGGAAGTAGATGACCAAACCAAACCAGAAAGTGGTGCAGCTGGTATGACTAAACTAGCTACAGTAGATAAAGTAGCTGGTGTAGTTGGTTCCTTTGCTAGTAGTGTTTCCACCGCAGCTGTTTCAGTAGCTACACCCAATAAGGTTATGCTCATATCACCAGGAAGCACCAGTCCCGTATTTACCGAAAAAGCTCAAAAAGGTGACTTTAAAGGTTTTTGGGCACGGACTGCACCACCAGATACCTATCAAGCATTGGCTTTAGCTCAACTGGCCAAGAAAAAGGGTTTTAAGAGAGTTTCCACAGTTGTGATTAATAACGACTATGGTGTAGGCTTTGAAAAAGCATTCGTACAAACATTTGAGAAATTAGGTGGAACAGTAGTTAATAAGAACAAACCTGTGCGCTATGACCCCAAAGCCCAAACTTTTGAAACTGAAGCTGGTGCCGCTTTTGCAGGTAAGCCCGAT is a window encoding:
- a CDS encoding ABC transporter substrate-binding protein, producing MLKRNVSLVLSVTLVTSACLLSGCENTTQNTTENTSNTTSPANAGTGKGLKIGSLLPTTGDLASIGQQMAGSVPLLVETVNACGGVNGEPVQLVEVDDQTKPESGAAGMTKLATVDKVAGVVGSFASSVSTAAVSVATPNKVMLISPGSTSPVFTEKAQKGDFKGFWARTAPPDTYQALALAQLAKKKGFKRVSTVVINNDYGVGFEKAFVQTFEKLGGTVVNKNKPVRYDPKAQTFETEAGAAFAGKPDAVLGVMYAETGSLFLKAAYQQGVAKGVQILLTDGVKSDSFPEQVGKGADGKYLLSGAIGTTPGSNGKALESFKKLWQQKKGGTPGEYAPQAWDAAALLVLAAQSAKENTGVGIASKIREVAEGSGKEVSDVCEGLKLIKAGTKINYQGASGDVDVDANGDVLGVYDVWTVGDNGKITVIDQVSPK